The window GGTCCGGGGCCGGCGCGGGAGAGCCGGGGCCGCCGGCGGAGCACCGCGCCGACCACCTGCCGCGCCCGCGCCGTGACACCGGGCAGACTCGACTGCTGACCACCGACTGCCAGACCCGCGTGCCAGACCCGCGTGCCAGACCCGCGTGCCAGACCCGCGTGCCAGTCCCGCGTCGAGGCTGCCGGCACGGCGCACCGCGACCGCCCGCCGTGCCGTGGACCGCCCGTACGAGAAGGGAGGCGGTACCGGACAGGTCCGGTACCGCCTCCCTTGGTGCTCCGCAGCTCAGACGCCGCGGTCGTCGTCCTGGATGTGGACCGCCGCCTCCTCCGCGGAGGCCGCGCCACCGTCGATGCCCACGTCGCGGCCCATCACCCGGTTGTTGCGCAACTGGTCCGCCTCGTCCGCCTCGGCGACGCGTCCCGCACGCTCGTCCCCCGCGTCGTCCTCCTCCGGACCGTTGTCCTCGGGACCGTCCGCCAGGACCGGGTCCGGCTCCGGTTCCTCCTGCGAGAGGCGCATGTCGAGGGACTCGCCCTCCCTCTGCTCCTCGTCGGTCGTGCCGTACTTCGTCACGCCCAGAGGCTTCTCGGGCGGGGAGTAGCCCGAGTCCAGTACGTCGTCGAGGTCGGGCTCGTCGAGCACGTTCTCCGGATCGAGCTCGTCCGTCGGCCGGTTGTCCGCATCGGACCCGTCCGGCTGGTAGACGTCGTCACCGCGTCCTTCGTCCGACATCCGGTCGCTCCTTCCCTTGAGGTATGCCGCGTCCGCCGTAGCCCGTAGCCGGGTCTGCGGCGTCGCCGCTCTCCTGCCCACGTGAGGGCGAGTCATGGATCCGTCTTCCCACGGACGTCCGTCCGCCCGATCCATCGGCCATCGCGGCAGCCGGGGGGACAGAAGGCCTGGTCAGCCCCATCGAGGCCGTGACCCCTCGGCCCCGGCAGCTTATGGCCGATCCCAGGACGGTGCGACCGGGGGCCGGATCGCCGGCCCGCCGGGGCACGGGCGCGGACCGGTGCGGAACGACAGGTCTCAAGAGGCCGGGAGCGGGCAGACGGCGAGACGCCGGGATCCAGCCCCGCACCCACACGCCCACAGGCCACCGAACGACGGGAACGACATGCCGACCGACATACCGGAGAGACCCGCAGCCCTCGCGGACGCCCACGTCGCCGCCGCGTCCCCGTATCCCGCCGACAGCGCCGTACCCCTGCCGTCCCCGGCAGGCGGACGGTCCGGCGACGTGAACGCGCCGCAGGTACCGGCGACCGCCGGGGGGAACGGCCGGGCCGTGGGCATCATCGCCTCGACGGCGGTCTGCCAGGCCGCCCTGATGGTGGGCCTCGGGCTGCTGATCACCGGGCCCGCCGCCGGCGTCTGGCCGCTGACGGCCGAGGACGCGGTGACCGACGGGCTGGAGCGCGTCCGCACCGCGACCCTCGACAACGTGTCCCTCGTCGTGTCCGAGGCGGGGAACACCGCCACGGTCGTCATCGGCACCCTCATCAGCTGCCTGGTCCTCCTCCTCGTGCCCAGGCTGCCCCGGTGGCGCGACGCGATCTTCCTGGCCGTCGGCGTGTCGTTGCAGTCCCTGGTCTTCCTGGCCATCACCGAGGCGGTGGACCGCAACCGGCCGGACGTCGAACGCCTCGACCCCTCACCCCCGACATCGAGCTACACCTCGGGCCACACGGGGGCCGCGACGGCTCTCTACGCCGGTCTCGCCGTGCTCGTCCTGCACCGCGTGAAGGGCCCCTGGCGCAAGGTCGTCGCAGCCCTGCTGCTGCTCGTGCCCCTGCTGGTCGGCCTCGCCCGGATGTACCGGGGCATGCACCACCCCTCGGATGTCGCGGGCGGCCTCCTCAACGGCGGGCTCTCCCTCCTGATCGTCGGCCGTGCCCTGCTGACCGGGCCGCACGTCCCCGCGCCGGCACCCTCCGGCGAGGTGACGGACGTGCCCCGCACGGCCCCGCCCGAGCGGCCCGCCGGCCGTACCACCGTCGTCTACAACCCCACGGTCACCGACGAGGACGCCCGCAGCGCCCTGCTGCAGGTCCTGGAGGACCACGGCCACCACGGGGCCGCGTTCGTACCGACCACCGCAGACGACCCCGGCGAGGGCCAGACGGCCGACGCGGTGCGGGACGGTGCGACGCTCGTCGTGGTCTGCGGGGGCGACGGCACGGTCCGCGCGGCGGCCGAGGCGCTGGCCGGCACGGATGTACCGCTCGTCGTGGTGCCCTGCGGGACGGGAAACCTCCTGGCCCGCAACCTGGGTCTGCCGGTGAAGCCCGCCGAGGCGCTGGCCGTGTCGCTCGGCGGCACCCCGCGCCGGATCGACCTCGGTCTGATCGAGGGCGACGGGCTGGCTCCCACCCACTTCACCGTGATGTCCGGCGCGGGGCTCGACGCCGCGATGCTGGAGGGCACCAGCGACCGGGCCAAGGCCGTCATCGGGTGGCCCGCCTATGTGATGGCCGGTCTGCGGGAGCTGCGCGCGCCCCGGATGCGTCTCACGGTCTCCGTGGACGGGGCCAAGCCCGTGCGGCGCAGTGCCCGGATGGTGCTCATCGCCAACACCGGCAAGGTGCAGGGCGGGGCGGCCCTGGTGCCGGACGCCCGGCCCGACGACGGGCTTCTCGACCTGCTGATCCTCGACCCGCGCGGACCGGCGGGATGGCTGAGCGCCGCCGGATCGCTCCTGCGTCCCCGACCGCACGCGAAGGCCGGTCCGGACGCGAGGACGGGCGGGGACGCGGGGAGGGGCGAGGAGGCGAGGACCGGCCCGGATACTCCCGGCTCGCACCGGTCCGTCGAGTACTTCACCTTCCGCCGCGCCGAGATCCGCTTCGACGCACCGCAGCCCCGCGAGCTCGACGGCGACCCCGTCGCGGCCGGACGGCACCTCACCGCCCAGGTCAGGCCCGGCGCGCTGACCGTGCTCATGCCCGTCCGGGGGGAGTGACGTGGGTACCGCCACCCGGGTCCCGCAGACCCGCGACATGATCGGCAGCGAGCTCTCCGGTGACGAGGCGCTCGCCACGCTCCGCCGCTACGGCCGCTGGCCGCTGCTGCGCGACTCCTTCGTCCGCTTCCGGTACGCGGACGGGTTCAGCCACTCCCGGGCGCTCGCCCTGCAGACCGTGCTGGCCGTGGTCCCGCTCGTCATCGCCTTCGTCGGGCTGTCCACCGCCCTGCATACGGAGGACCTGGGCAGGGTCGCGGAACTGACGATCCACCGGATCACGGCGGGCCCCAGCGCCGAGGTGGTGGACGACGCGCTGGACCGCAGCCGGCGCCACGCCGACGACGGGGCCCAGCTCGCCCTCTGGTTCGGGCTGGTCTTCTCGCTCACCAACACGACGACCGCGATGTGCCAGATCGAGCGCGGCGCCAACCGGATCTACGGGGTCGAGCGGGACCGGGTGTTCCACCGGAAGTACCTGCGGGGCCTGGTGATGTCGCTGACCGCCGGAATCCCCCTCGGCGTCGGCTTCGTCGCCATGGTGGCCGGCGGTGACCTGGTGGCCGCCGTCGTCGACGTCTACGACCTCGGGGACGGGTCCCGGTCCGCCTGGGACCTGCTGCGCTGGCCCGCCGGGATGCTGCTCGTCATCCTCTCGGCGAGCGCGATATTCCGCCGCTCGCCGAGACGGCGGCAGCCCGGCTACACCTGGCTCGCCTTCGGCGCGGCCGTCTACCTGGTCCTGTGGACCACGCTGACGTGGCTCCTGAGCCTCTACCTCTCGGTCAGCGGTTCCTTCGACACCGTGTACGGCCCGCTGACGGCGTTCATGTCGCTGCTGCTGTGGGCCTACCTCACCTCCATCGCCCTCTTCCTCGGCCTGTCCTTCGCCGCCCAGCTCGAGGCGGTGCGGGCCAAGCGCCCCGGCCCCGTAGAACCCGATCCAGGAGCCTGAATGTCCTTCCGCCCCGCCGCGCCGGCCGCCCGTCGGCGCACCCGTCAGGACGCCGACCGGAGGTTCGGCATCCGGCTGTTCGGCTCCGTCGCCGTCGGAGCCGTCGCGGCGGTCCTGTTCGGCCTGCTGCTGGTCCTCGTGGAGAGCGGGTGGCATCCGCTGCGGCGCCTCGACGCGGGCGCGGCCCGGTGGCTGAACCGGGCCGCCCTGGACCACCCGGCCTGGACCGGCACCCTGCGCTTCTTCTCGGACGTGGTGTGGGATCCGCTGACCCTGCGCGCGGCGGTGGCGTTGCTCACCCTGTGGCTGGTGTACCGCCGGGCGTGGCGGCTCGCCGCGTGGGCGGCGGTCACGGCGGTCGCCGGAGGACTGACGGGGCTGCTCGCGAAGACCGTGGTCGAGCGGGCGAGGCCGGTGCTCCCGGATCCGGTGGCGCACGCCCCGGGCTTCTCGTTCCCCTCCGGCCACGCGATGACGGCCACGACCTCCTTCGCGATCCTGCTGCTCGTCCTGCTGCCCATGGTGCGCAGGGGTCTGCGCCCCCTGTGCTGGGCCGTGGCGGCGGTCTCGGTGCTCGGGGTCGGATTCACCCGTATCGCGCTGGGTGTCCACTGGTTCAGTGACGTGGTCGGCGGCTGGATGCTCGGGCTGGCGGTGGTCGCACTGACCGGCTGGTCCTTCGAGGCGTGGCGCGCGGACGCGGGTATGGGCCGGACCGAGGTGGCCGAGGGCCTGGAACCGGAGCTGAGCGGTGACGACCCCGAGGGACCGGACCCCGAGGATCCGGCCCCCGGGAGACCCGGTCCCGAATCGCCGGGTACGCATCCGCGCCGTTCGCCTGCGCACGGTACGGAGCCGGACGGGCCCTCCGGCCCGGGGCCGGCGGATCCCCGGTAGACGTCCGGCGGACGGCACGCATCCGGCGATTCCGGCCGGTCCCTGCTGCCGCCATCCGCGGTAAGGGAACGTTTGTTCTAATGCGCCGCTAGACTGGCTCCCATGTCCCTACCTCTCCAGGGTTCGCTGTTCGACCAGGCCGGCAGTCCGGGCCTCGGGCCGCTCGCCGGGCTGCACCGCACGGTCCTGGGCGAGGGGGCCTGGATCGACCTGCTGCCCGGCTGGCTGGGCGGCGCCGACGACCTCTTCGGCGGGCTCGTGACCGACGTGCCCTGGCAGGCCGAGCGCCGGCAGATGTACGACCGGATGGTCGACGTGCCGCGCCTGCTCGCCCACTACCGCGA is drawn from Streptomyces sp. NBC_00178 and contains these coding sequences:
- a CDS encoding diacylglycerol kinase family protein; translation: MPTDIPERPAALADAHVAAASPYPADSAVPLPSPAGGRSGDVNAPQVPATAGGNGRAVGIIASTAVCQAALMVGLGLLITGPAAGVWPLTAEDAVTDGLERVRTATLDNVSLVVSEAGNTATVVIGTLISCLVLLLVPRLPRWRDAIFLAVGVSLQSLVFLAITEAVDRNRPDVERLDPSPPTSSYTSGHTGAATALYAGLAVLVLHRVKGPWRKVVAALLLLVPLLVGLARMYRGMHHPSDVAGGLLNGGLSLLIVGRALLTGPHVPAPAPSGEVTDVPRTAPPERPAGRTTVVYNPTVTDEDARSALLQVLEDHGHHGAAFVPTTADDPGEGQTADAVRDGATLVVVCGGDGTVRAAAEALAGTDVPLVVVPCGTGNLLARNLGLPVKPAEALAVSLGGTPRRIDLGLIEGDGLAPTHFTVMSGAGLDAAMLEGTSDRAKAVIGWPAYVMAGLRELRAPRMRLTVSVDGAKPVRRSARMVLIANTGKVQGGAALVPDARPDDGLLDLLILDPRGPAGWLSAAGSLLRPRPHAKAGPDARTGGDAGRGEEARTGPDTPGSHRSVEYFTFRRAEIRFDAPQPRELDGDPVAAGRHLTAQVRPGALTVLMPVRGE
- a CDS encoding YihY/virulence factor BrkB family protein gives rise to the protein MGTATRVPQTRDMIGSELSGDEALATLRRYGRWPLLRDSFVRFRYADGFSHSRALALQTVLAVVPLVIAFVGLSTALHTEDLGRVAELTIHRITAGPSAEVVDDALDRSRRHADDGAQLALWFGLVFSLTNTTTAMCQIERGANRIYGVERDRVFHRKYLRGLVMSLTAGIPLGVGFVAMVAGGDLVAAVVDVYDLGDGSRSAWDLLRWPAGMLLVILSASAIFRRSPRRRQPGYTWLAFGAAVYLVLWTTLTWLLSLYLSVSGSFDTVYGPLTAFMSLLLWAYLTSIALFLGLSFAAQLEAVRAKRPGPVEPDPGA
- a CDS encoding phosphatase PAP2 family protein; protein product: MSFRPAAPAARRRTRQDADRRFGIRLFGSVAVGAVAAVLFGLLLVLVESGWHPLRRLDAGAARWLNRAALDHPAWTGTLRFFSDVVWDPLTLRAAVALLTLWLVYRRAWRLAAWAAVTAVAGGLTGLLAKTVVERARPVLPDPVAHAPGFSFPSGHAMTATTSFAILLLVLLPMVRRGLRPLCWAVAAVSVLGVGFTRIALGVHWFSDVVGGWMLGLAVVALTGWSFEAWRADAGMGRTEVAEGLEPELSGDDPEGPDPEDPAPGRPGPESPGTHPRRSPAHGTEPDGPSGPGPADPR
- a CDS encoding DUF5709 domain-containing protein, which codes for MSDEGRGDDVYQPDGSDADNRPTDELDPENVLDEPDLDDVLDSGYSPPEKPLGVTKYGTTDEEQREGESLDMRLSQEEPEPDPVLADGPEDNGPEEDDAGDERAGRVAEADEADQLRNNRVMGRDVGIDGGAASAEEAAVHIQDDDRGV